The Paenibacillus sp. BIC5C1 DNA segment CACTTTGCTTTCTTTCAGATTGTCCATGGATTCCTTCGTATCATAGCCTTTCAGCGTCCTGTCTTCTAGAAAAATATAATCCGGGTTCATTTCCGGCAAAAATTCCAGGGAAAACTGGCTAAACCAATCTGTAGAGTCTTTGATCACCTCGGGGCTGTTAAGACCCAAAGTATCATAGAAAAAGACGCTGCTGCTGCCTCCTTTGGGACCCATAAAACGGTAACGATTGTGTTCCACTCGAAGAACAAGCACTGTTTTGTCACCGATGGCTTGAGAAATTTTCTTCTGTGCCTGCTTCGCCTTCTCATCAAATTCAGCCAGCACTTTGGCAGATTCCTCTGTCTTGTCAAAGACAGCAGCCAGCTTCGGCATGGCAATCTGCATTTCACTGTTGGAATCCAAAGCCACCGTTGGAGCAATCTTGGATAGTTCATCATAAACGCCTTGTTCCATGCCTACGCCTGCGGTAACAATCATATCTGGTGACAACGTCAGCAATTGTTCATAATTATATTGATATTGTTCAGCTTCAATCATTTGTACCCCCTGTTCCTCAAAATAAGACGCACGATATTCCGGTTCAATCTCCGGAACAAATATAACCATCTGCGGTGTAACGCCCATCTCAATCAAGTACTCGGCATAGATGGAATCCAGTACAAGCATATTTTGAGGATTCGTAGGGATCGTCACCTCTCCAAACTGATCCCGAACAACCTTCGTTTCATTTTCCCCTGCCATTATTGCTGAAGCTTCCACTTCCTGATTAGAAGTACCGGAACAGGCGGAAAGCACCAAATTTAGCGCCAACAGCACCATTCCTAAACCTTTAAACCTTCGTGACATGATCTACTCGCCCCTTATGTATATTGATAATGATAATTATTATCAAATACTAGCAAATAGGAAGAGATCCTTCCATAGGAGATGGTGCGTATTCAGTTGGATTATTGTGCTCTATCAGACATTGGTGACGAGGCTATTCACAATTTGATTCAAAATCATTTGGTTTCCAATAATTCCGCGGCCATCCACCCACAGGCGTGTATCCACAAGAAATACCCTGTTGTTTTTTACAGCCTTCAAGTCATTCCATTGAGTGCTCTCCACTAACTTGTTCATATTTTCTTCAGCACTAAAGTGCTGCATGACTCGTTTCTCCACAAACAGGTAATCGGGATTGGCTTTGACCAACAAGTCGAGTGAGCAAGGATTAAACCACGCCTCCCCTGATTGCAGCGGCTTTGGCAAAGTTAAACGGAGCTGTTCGTACAGCAAATGCGATACCCCACTAGAATGACCACCCAAATATCGATAACCAAACGGTTCTACCCTCAGCACCATCACGGTAGAGGAAGATTGGACAAAATGCTGCAGTTGCTGCTGTGCTGCGTTTACTTCCAATTTCATCTGCATATGAAGTTTATGGGCTGTATCTTCTCGGTGAAACAAACTAGCCAGTTGATGGAGCAGAGCCTCCACATCGTTATTCAAACCAGTTATGATGGGTGCGATTGTGCGCAGCCTTTGCTTGATCTCTTCTGTCCAACAATTTCCCACAATCCATTCGGGCTCAACCTGCCGAATCAGTTCCACATCCAGCTCATATTGGGAGACTTTCAACATCTTCACCTGATGCGTTTCAAATAGTTCATGTTGATGTTCAGGCAATAGCAAGGGAGTTACCACAACGGCATGCGGAATAATACCCAAGTGAATCAACACCTCCGCACAAAGCGGTGAAAGACATATGATTTTACGCTGGGGTAGCGTGTGTGCATAATTTCTCGGGGAAACACCCGTTAACTGTTTGAAACGACGACTGAAATAATGGGCATCCTCAAATCCGGTCTTTTTGGCAATGTCCTGAGATGTAGCCGTTGTTAATAACAGCTCCTCTTGAGCACGATAGATCCTGTATTGAGCCAGATAATCCAGAGGCGGCTTTCCATAACGCTCACTGAATTTGCGGGAATAATACCAAGGACTGATGCCTGCGACCTCAGACAATTGCTTTCGGGAGATGACCTGTTCATAATGTTGCTGCATGTATTCCACAGAGCGGATAATGCTTCGTTCCACGTTTGGCCCCTCTTCCGACAACTCACGGTATACATGTTGCAAAAGTTCATACACCAGATGCTGATTTCTAACCCGGATGGCATTTGGATCAGGAGAACCTTTCTCACTCCAATGTTCGCTGAGATTCGCCAGTGTGCCACCGGTTAATTTCACTTTTTGATATGTCTCTCCTGACGGTACATGCCAATCATATTTCTCCACTTCACCTCGGTCTGGAAACATCGCATATGTATCGAACTGAACATGCCATCCGGCCAAATCCAGATTACCAACCTCAATCACTTCGATCACAGAGTTTTCTTGCACAGCAATTAACTCACCATAAGATATCGGAACCCTATGACCATTAATATTCCAGTTCGCATTCCCATCGAGGATGAGTAGTAAAGCATGACTAGGAAAGTGAATCAGCTTTCCCGCAGTCATCCATTGGTCTGTCAGTGGCTTAGTTGACTTCCATTGAGCCATCCACTCTATGTTGTTGGGCATATGTATGGTCATCCCTTTCTTCATGGTTTATATGTTTAAATTCTTTCCATTCCTGCATTGTATACTGGAATGCAATTCACCGTAATGCTTTTCCATCAAGCACTATTTATATCATCTATGAACTTCATCTCTCCAAGACTATTGTCCAAGCCATTACCTGCTGTTCAACATATGGTATATCACAATCTGTCATACAGACAGTTTGTCTAACAGCAGAGGAGGAATGACCCATGGATAAACAGGTCTCTATTTCTCAGACGTATCCCCGTCTTACCGTGTACAGTGAGGAGAATTTCAGAGGGCTTCGAAGAGTATATCGCGGCAACCTCGGAATCGCCGATATTGATGCTGTTCTGACAGGGATCGAAAGTCTGAAATTTTTCTCAACCAATCCAAACGCCACACTCGTGTTATTTGATCGTTCACGTTTTCGTGACAATTTCGTTGTATTGCGGGGAAATCGAATCATTCGCGAACTGGATGACTTCTTGCGCAGAGGTGATGTGGAGTCTCTCATTGCTTCCAATCAGCGGTTAACACTGGCACAGATTCGCGAAATTAGAAGAACCGGAGAGCTTCCTCCCGGCTACCGATTAATCTAATTTGTTAGATTCACCGACGGAAATACGTTCAACATTCCAGTGATGCATATCTTGTATGTGCATCACTGGAAATAAAAAAATTAAAACAGGGATATCTGGACTCCTTATGAAAAATACTGTGTACATAAAAATAATGAAATGCAACGATTCTATATTTTGCCCGTAAGGGTAATACAAGTGAAGCACATTGAAATCTATGATTCAAGGAGCTGGTCATTTGCAATATTACAGACACAGTGCAGAGGAGACGCTTCAGGACGTTCAGAGTTCCACGGATGGGCTCACAACCTCTGAGGCTGCGAAGAGACTGGAGACGGAAGGCTATAATGAGTTAAAAGGAAAAGCTGCAACCCCCGTCTGGAAGCTGTTTATTGAAAATTTTAAAGATCCCATGGTTATCGTGCTGCTCATCGCAGCCGCTGTTCAGATCGTCCTTGGACACCTGATTGAATCGCTAATCATTTTTCTCGTCATTCTGTTAAATGCGGTAATCAGCGTTGTGCAGACCAAAAAGGCCGAAAGTTCTCTGGACGCACTCCGGCAAATGTCCGCTCCCGAAGCCAAAGTCATTCGTGACGGGCAGAAAAAAACGATTCCCGCGCGGGAACTTGTTCCCGGCGATATTGTCTTGCTGGATGCAGGGGATTATGTCCCGGCAGACGGCCGCATTTTGGAATCAGGCAGCTTGCGAATCAACGAAGGCATGCTGACCGGAGAATCCGAAGCAGCGGAGAAACACGCAGATGCCATCCCGGAAGAAGCTCCGATCGGTGATCGTCGCAATATGGCATTCAGTGGATCACTGGTGGTGTATGGTCGGGGTACGCTCGTCATTACGGGTACAGCGCTGAAAACGGAAATCGGAAAGATTGCCGAATTGATTGAAAATGCAGAGGCGAAGGAAACCCCGTTACAGCGCAAATTGGAATCGTTTAGTAAGAAGCTGGGCTTCTTTATCCTGGGCTTGTCGATTCTTATTTTCGCCATCGAAGCAGGACGTGTCTGGTTAACTGAAGGAACGGAAAATATCGGGCCATCCATTGTGAATGCCCTCATGTTCGCAGTTGCCGTAGCTGTCGCCGCCATTCCTGAAGCCCTTTCCTCCATTGTGACGATTGTATTGTCTCTGGGAACGAATAAAATGGCCAAGCAGCATGCCATCATCAGACGTCTTCCTGCCGTAGAAGCCTTGGGTTCTGCCAGCATTATCTGTACCGACAAAACAGGAACGCTTACTCAAAACAAAATGACCGTGGTGGACTATTACATTCCACATGGCACCAAAGACCAATTCCCCGATGATCCCAAACAGTGGTCTGCAGAGGAACGGCGCTTATTACATATTGCAGTACTCTGCAATGATTCGAATATTAACCAGGAAGGCAAGGAACTTGGTGATCCTACCGAAGTGGCGCTCATTGCCTTCAGTAACCGGGTGAACAAGGATTACAATGAAATTCGTGACCAGTTTCCGCGTGAAGCCGAGCTTCCTTTTGACTCGGACCGGAAACTGATGAGTACAGTGCACACATTTGAAGGACAGACGGCTCTGCTGACCAAAGGCGGCCCGGATGTGCTGTTCAGCCGGTGTAGCCATGTTTTTATAAACGGAGAAGTTCAGCCATTGACACCCGAGATTCGCACCCAGTTTGAAGAAAAAAACGAAGCATTCTCCAAACGGGCCTTTCGTGTGCTGGCTTACGCCTACAAAAAGTTTGATGACCAAGGTCAGCTCACCATCGAGGACGAACATGATCTAACGCTTGTTGGTCTAACGGCTATGATCGATCCACCGCGTGAAGCGGTATATGGTTCCATCGAAGAGTCCAAGAAGGCGGGCATTCGCACCATCATGATCACTGGAGACCACAAAACAACAGCCCAAGCCATTGGTATTGATATCGGACTTGCAGGCCCGGACGATCTGGCTCTTACCGGAGCAGAGCTGGACAAACTGTCCGATGAAGAACTCGATCAGCAACTCGAACATATCTCGGTGTATGCACGCGTATCTCCTGAAAATAAAATCCGCATCGTGCGTGCGTGGCAGCGCAAAGGCAAGATTGCAGCGATGACCGGAGACGGTGTCAACGACGCACCTGCACTGAAACAGGCAGACATCGGCGTAGCGATGGGCAGCGGGACGGATGTCGCGAAAGATGCGGCAGCCATGATTTTGACGGATGATAACTTTGTTTCCATCGTAAATGCAGTCAGTGTCGGACGTATGGTATTTGATAATATCAAAAAAGCCATTGCGTACTTGTTTGCAGGAAACCTCGGGGCGATTATCGCCATTTTGTTTGCACTTGTGGTCGGCTGGGTGAACCCATTTACAGCTCTCCAGCTGCTTTTCATCAATTTGGTGAATGACTCCCTGCCTGCCATTGCACTGGGCACCGAAAAAGCTGAACCGGATGTCATGCGGCGCAAACCGCGGGATATCAACGAAGGCATCTTTGCCGGCGGAACGTTGCAGGCTGTCATTACACGTGGTGTTCTGATCGGGGTGGCTGTTATCGTATCCCAATATATTGGACTTGGGATCTCGGAGGAAATGAGTGTGGCAATGGCCTTCACAACCCTGATTCTGGCACGGAGTCTGCAAACTTTTGCAGCTCGCTCCAACACACAGACGATTTTCCAGGTTGGCTTCACTACCAACAAATATGTCCTCGGCTCCATCCTGGTTTGTCTCTGCCTGTATGGAATCACGCTGATTCCAGGGGTTCGCAGCATCTTCGCCATCCCGGCAGCCTTTGGCTGGAATGAGTTCCTCATCGCAGGGGGACTCGCTCTCGCCGCGGTCATTCTGATGGATGTCATCAAGTGGATTCGCAATCGTGGCACATCAACTACTGCTTCCTAAAAATGAACACATGAAAGTGAAATATACCAAAACGGCGTCCTGGTCAGGACGTCGTTTTGTTCTGATTACCAATCGAATCCGTATGACATTATTGCCATATACATAGATTGAGCGTAAAATGGTTTATTGAATTCATAGACAGGAATGGTTACGTGAAAGATAAAATTGTAATGCCTCTCTGGACTTGCTGCCTATTCATCGTTGTGATGAATACCACCATGTTTAACGTCTCTTTACCCGTGATTATTCATGATCTTCAGATTACATCGGACCTGGGGTCCTGGGTCATTTCAAGCTACTCCATTGGTTACGCCTTGTCGACGGTGATTTACAGTCGTTTGTCTGACCGTATTCCGGTACGCAAACTGCTGACGGTTGGATTGCTGATCTTGGGCTTATCTTCATTGCTTGGATTATTTGCGCACAGCTTTTCAATTCTATTGCTGACACGTATTTTGCAATCTGCGGGTGCAGGGGTGATGGCCGGACTTGGGCTTGTCATCGCAAGCCGTTATATTCCAGTGGAGCGACGCGGAGCTGCCATCGCACTGATCTCATCAGGCAGTGCCATGGCATTTGGGCTTGGTCCCATTGTGGGTGGACTCATTAGCGAGTATTGGGGCTGGAATGGACTTTTCGCTATCACAGTGCTTGTCCTGCTTGCGCTGCCCGTACTGCTCTATTTTCTACCTCGTGAAACGGCCAAACCTGAGAACCCTTTTGATATGATCGGTGCAGCATTAACCGTGATTAATGCAACCACTCTTCTGGTTGCCATCACTCAACAGTCTTGGTTATGGCTGGCTATAGGTGTCATTTCACTTGTTGCACACATCGTGTATATTCGCAGGGCGAGCCTTCCTTTTGTGAATCCACATGTATTCCGAACACCCGGGTTTACCCGGCTGCTGATCATCGGCTTCTGTGTTCTGGTCGTAAATCTGGGCAATCTGTTCCTGATGCCGCTAGTGCTCGCTGATCTGTTTGGACGTTCGTCACTGGCTATTGGTCTGCTGATTGCTCCGGGTGCCATCGTTTCGGCATTCTGCACCCGTTTCGTAGGTCGCTGGATCGACCGTTATGGCAATATGCGTTTTCTGATGATCGGACACATTTTGCTTGCCGCAGTACTTGCTCTGTTTATGCTGGGACTGAATCAGTCTGCCTTGATCATCACCGGCGGATATCTCTTTTTCTCCCCGGCACTCTCCGCATCGATAGCTTCGCTGAATAACGAAGCGTCTCGGGTGCTGCCCAAAGCACAGATCGGTTCCGGTATGGGTTTGCTGCAGTTGATTCAGTTTTTTGGCGGCTCGGTATCCGTGGCTGTTTGCGGTCTGTTGCTTCACGGCATTCCAGGCGTTCCGATTGAGGAAGCCTATCATTATGTATATGGATGTCTGCTTTTAGTCTGTCTGATCTCGCTTGTCATCGTGGTTTGGCATAACAAAGCTGGACGATCGAACTCTACGACTACAATGACTGAGACTGGATAGGTTGCAAACAAGGATGTATTCTATATCATTCAATTAGAACATGCATGTATTCGTTTGAGTAAAAGGCCCGCGCATAGCGCGAGCCTTTTGTCGTTCATGAGGATGTTCAAACGGTGAATCACTCTACTGAATCACTCGATCTGGCTTTTAAACAAGTTATGAATATATTGAAATTGGCAGCGATCTCTCGTACATTTTCCTCCAGCAGTTGCTGGGCTTCCTCCGATGTCTCTGATTCACTCTCAGCATCTTCGCGCACCATTGCTTCTTCATGATCCATAACCAGTACGCCAGGAGATTCTGAATTCGTTCGATAATCCAATAAATAGTTGTTGCCGCTGCTGACACTCCAAGCAAATGGAATGATCCGGCGTGGATCGGGATTCACATCGTCAACCAGATTGATGTTATTCGCAATGAACTGATCATCGAGAGCAGAGAAACGAATCTCCCAATCAATGATCTCTCCATTTTCAATCATATCAAATGCCTGACCGCCAGACTCCTGCTGAAACTCCACATATTCGTGGGGAAACACAATGCCGTAATACTTCTGAATGTTATCGATATTCAATTTATTCATATACTCCCTCCCCTACAGCCCTGTCATAACACATCATTTCCCAGCCAATGCTGCCTTCCAGGCCTCCTCCACCGCTACAGGAGCTTTTGTGCTGCTCTCGCCGCCGCCCTCCTCTGTCCAAAGCGGTGGATAATATGCAAATACTTGCCCTGTCTGAAGCTGCCCCATGTCGTTTTGCCAACCCTTCCAGCGAAAGGTCTGATAGTACTGCTCCAGATCACCATTGGCCAACCAGTTGATGAAGCCTGAATAAGCCAGTTCTGTCGATTCCCATTCCAGCGTGTCAGGGGCAAAATAGTATACATGTCCCGTACGGCCATACTTACCCATATCCATTCCGAAAAATCCACCCGCGGCATCGTAGGCGACGATCATCATGCCTTCCAATGCGGGTACACACGGCATGTCACCCACACCATTCCAACGGGTCAGACTCCCGAAAATACGGTCACTACCCGATCCAAGTAATGTAATCCAGCCATCATCCAACACGATTCCCTCTGTCTCATAGGCAACGGCTCCCAAATAGGATTTGGTGCTTACTTGGAGGCGATAGAGCGCATCTTCTCCGACCTCCCGCTGTGCAGGTATATAGGTGTATTTATTTTGTCCATGGTCCAACAGTTCCTTGAGTTCCTCCCAAGCATGATATTCCCGATCCACTAATTCATTTGCAGATAGTTTATGCATGATCACTCGCCCCTCTCCAACCTATAACTTTACATATCGTTCATTTCCAATAGCTGCTCGTTTATTCAGACTTGGCGAAGCTCATCAACGCTTCAGGGTTCATAATAACTATTTTTTGATTTTGCATTTGCACCACATCCTGCTGCTGCAAATCCTTTAACAATATGCTTACCGTTTCCCTCAGAGTTCCAACCATATCTGCCAGATCCTGATGAGTCAGTCTCAAATTAATGATGGACTTTCCCTCTTCCTGTGCACCGAATTTGGAATACAGTTTTTGCAGCGTCAGCATTAATCGTGTTTTGGCATCATTGATTTTCATCTCATGCAGCTTCTCATTAGCCAGGATCAGACGATCAATCTGAAGCTGTAGCAAACGGTCTTTAACACCTGGATATTGGGCAATCAACTGTTTGAATACCTTACCGTCAATGGTACAGACCACACTGTCACGATGGGAAACCACAGATAACAGCCTCTCCTTGATGGGATCGATAAGCTCCATATCTCCAAAGACATCGCCCTGACCCAGCAAATCAACTGTATGCTCTCTCCCCTGTGTCGTTCTGTACACTTTGATGACTCCCGATAACACAATATAGGCATAATGACTCGGTTCACCTTCATCAAAAATCCGTTTGCCTTTGGGGTAAGATATCGTTCGGAATAAAGGACAGATTTCTTCAAGTTCTTCCGGATACAAGTCTCTGAATAACGGAATATCTTGCCATAATGTCATAATGCCCATAAGCTTCCTTTCTGTACCTCGGATGATCGTATGCTGGCATACAGCACTTCTTCACCAGCGCTGTTATAGTAGGTTCAAGAACACGATGCCACAATCAAACCACCTATTTTCCACAACCAGCATGTCCATTATTTTGTATAACGAGGAGAGAATGTGATGAGAATTAATCTGGATGGGCTGGGTTTAACCGAGACACCGGAACATGTATGGGATACTGAAAATCTGCTTGAACTAAGCCTCTATAACAACCGGATCAACACAATTCCCGATCGGCTGTTCCAACATACTGATATTGAAGTTTTGAATTATGCAGGAAATGAAATTGAGATTTTGCCAAGCCTTATCGGTCGCCTTGCTCGCTTGAGAATGCTGGATCTTGGACATAATCGTCTCGAACAGTTGCCCAAAGAAATTGGACAATTAAGCTCGCTGGATACGTTCCTCTACCTGAGCAACAATCGATTTACAAATCTTCCTGCAGAGTTGTGTAACCTCAAGTCACTTCGATATCTGAATGTTACAGACAATCAGCTTCGGGAGTTCCCAGCAGAATTAGGCAATCTGAAGAGCCTCATTGAGCTACGTTTATATTATAACAAACTGGAATCACTTCCCGAATCGCTTACCGAACTAAGCCAATTGAGAGAACTTCACGTATACGGTAATCTGCTCACTTACCTGCCTCAGGGACTAGGCCACCTTACTGAACTTCGCATATTGGATTGTAACAACAATCGGATTAATGAACTGCCTCACTCTATTCAGGGCATGAAAAAATTGAGAAAGCTAAGCCTTAGAACAAACAGAATAACCCAGTTACCTTCAGAAATCGGTGCACTCGCCAACCTGATTGAGCTAGATTTGAGAGATAACGACATTTCGGAAATTCCTGAATCCATCCTGGAGCTGGAGCATCTGGAGAAGCTTGATCTCAGGTGGAATAGCAATCTGAGGCCCACTTCCTGCTTAACTACCCTCGAGCAAAGAGGCTGTGTGGTTTATACATGAGCATTATAGCCTTCTGCATGAAAAGGTCGGATGAAGGATAGTACCATCTTGGATTTCTCGATGTTACACTTCCTCGACATGCTTCACCCAGATATGCTTGTAGTCGATTTTCCCCCATGCATTTAAGGCCATGCCTTCAAGCATGGGGTGATGCTGGGCTTTCTGAAGGCTGTGATACAGAAAGATGACATTAGATGAACTTTTGAGCTTTTCCTGAATGTCCATAAGCAGCTTCATTCGCTCATCCGAGCTTGGTTCTCCCATACATACTGTTAACTTGTCATCCACATAAGCGGTCAATTCCGGGCTGAGGTGATTACGCAGGAAACTGAAACGGGATTGATACAGCTCCAGCAGGGTCAGGTCTGCCTGCTCCCCAAGCACTTCTCCTGCCATGACCAGGTCGGCCTGTGCCAGCACTTGAGGGTCAGCCAGATGCTCGATCGGGAGCTTCACTACGTTCAGTTGAACCCCCATCTCCTTGCATCGCCTGCTAATCCACGCAGCCGTTTTTTCATTCTCCAACCATTCATACGTGTACAGGTTCAGAGACTGACCTCCATATTCGGATGCCTGAATCCGTTTTTTGGCTTCATCCAGATCAAAACTCGCTGTGTCATCCTGCTGCGCTCCACTGAGCACAAACCCTTCCGATGCACACTGCCTAAGTCCACCCAGTTCCTTAATCATTCGTTCCCGATCCAATCCCATATCTATGGCCTGACGAAATAGAATATTTTGCTGAATCCCTGCTTTGCTCAGGTTAAAGGTCAGATAGGTGCTACCATTCTCCAACTGGCTGAGAGAGGGTTCACTCGTTGATTCTCTACTCGCATCCGAATATAACAGCTGCATATCCCTGCCTGTCCTGTGTGATCCAGGTTGTCCTTCATAGTCCGGCCACACCCACATCTCAATCCGATCCAGATGAGGACGCCCTTCAAAGTAAAGATCATTCGCTTCCAATACAAGCAGGGATTCATTATTTTTGATCATACGGAAAGGACCCGTGCCAATCGGCAGTGCTGGGAAACATGCAGCTTTATCAGGGCCTCCCAAATTTTCAGGTACGATCGAACAGCGATCCGTACAGAGAAAAGCTGGAAATACTGCATTGGGCTGGGCAAAATAAAAGTCAATGCAATATCTCCCGGGAGTCTCTATAGCTTTAATTAAAGAAAATATCCATTCTGAGGATGTCCTTCCTGACATGCGTTCAAATGTAAATTTCACATCCTGTGCAGTCATTTCCTGACCGTGGTGGAACCGTACTCCCTTACGTAAGTAAAATCGCCAGCGCGATGATGATTCGTCCCATTCCCAATGATGGGCTAGTCCAGGAAGAATACGTTTTTCCTCTGGATCGAATATGAGGAGTGTATCGAAGATCTGCCTTACCCAATGAGATTCAGTACGCCGCTGAACCCACGCGGGGTCCAGATGAGGGACTGGACGGTAAAAGGGAAAACGCAGCACCTCCCGTTCCTCCTCATCGGTGCGCAAGATGCCCAGCTGTCGTTCCAGCCAATCGGTAAAGTCATCCTTCATTCGCTGTGTACCGGAAGAATCAATTAAACGCCATGCTTCATTCAGCTGCTCATTCTCCACAAGCTGCTTCGCTTTGGCTGCAAGCAGATCCGATATCGAAATATGAAAAGACATTCGGGATACCTTGCCTCTTCCACGACCGGGTATCCATGTCAAATAACCGGATTCCGTCAATTTGTTCAGAACTAGCTGTGCATTGCGCCTCGAACAATCCAGCAGTTCAGTGACCTGTTCCATCGTGACTTCAATCATTTCCTGCTCAGGAACACCCTCAAACTGGGTGCGCAAGATAAGGTAATGCTCTTCTGCGTCCATCTTCACC contains these protein-coding regions:
- a CDS encoding ABC transporter substrate-binding protein — encoded protein: MSRRFKGLGMVLLALNLVLSACSGTSNQEVEASAIMAGENETKVVRDQFGEVTIPTNPQNMLVLDSIYAEYLIEMGVTPQMVIFVPEIEPEYRASYFEEQGVQMIEAEQYQYNYEQLLTLSPDMIVTAGVGMEQGVYDELSKIAPTVALDSNSEMQIAMPKLAAVFDKTEESAKVLAEFDEKAKQAQKKISQAIGDKTVLVLRVEHNRYRFMGPKGGSSSVFFYDTLGLNSPEVIKDSTDWFSQFSLEFLPEMNPDYIFLEDRTLKGYDTKESMDNLKESKVWASLNAVKDNHVFPLKTSDFVTGVGPIGSAKLLDYVVGKLVP
- a CDS encoding helix-turn-helix domain-containing protein, which translates into the protein MPNNIEWMAQWKSTKPLTDQWMTAGKLIHFPSHALLLILDGNANWNINGHRVPISYGELIAVQENSVIEVIEVGNLDLAGWHVQFDTYAMFPDRGEVEKYDWHVPSGETYQKVKLTGGTLANLSEHWSEKGSPDPNAIRVRNQHLVYELLQHVYRELSEEGPNVERSIIRSVEYMQQHYEQVISRKQLSEVAGISPWYYSRKFSERYGKPPLDYLAQYRIYRAQEELLLTTATSQDIAKKTGFEDAHYFSRRFKQLTGVSPRNYAHTLPQRKIICLSPLCAEVLIHLGIIPHAVVVTPLLLPEHQHELFETHQVKMLKVSQYELDVELIRQVEPEWIVGNCWTEEIKQRLRTIAPIITGLNNDVEALLHQLASLFHREDTAHKLHMQMKLEVNAAQQQLQHFVQSSSTVMVLRVEPFGYRYLGGHSSGVSHLLYEQLRLTLPKPLQSGEAWFNPCSLDLLVKANPDYLFVEKRVMQHFSAEENMNKLVESTQWNDLKAVKNNRVFLVDTRLWVDGRGIIGNQMILNQIVNSLVTNV
- a CDS encoding cation-translocating P-type ATPase; its protein translation is MQYYRHSAEETLQDVQSSTDGLTTSEAAKRLETEGYNELKGKAATPVWKLFIENFKDPMVIVLLIAAAVQIVLGHLIESLIIFLVILLNAVISVVQTKKAESSLDALRQMSAPEAKVIRDGQKKTIPARELVPGDIVLLDAGDYVPADGRILESGSLRINEGMLTGESEAAEKHADAIPEEAPIGDRRNMAFSGSLVVYGRGTLVITGTALKTEIGKIAELIENAEAKETPLQRKLESFSKKLGFFILGLSILIFAIEAGRVWLTEGTENIGPSIVNALMFAVAVAVAAIPEALSSIVTIVLSLGTNKMAKQHAIIRRLPAVEALGSASIICTDKTGTLTQNKMTVVDYYIPHGTKDQFPDDPKQWSAEERRLLHIAVLCNDSNINQEGKELGDPTEVALIAFSNRVNKDYNEIRDQFPREAELPFDSDRKLMSTVHTFEGQTALLTKGGPDVLFSRCSHVFINGEVQPLTPEIRTQFEEKNEAFSKRAFRVLAYAYKKFDDQGQLTIEDEHDLTLVGLTAMIDPPREAVYGSIEESKKAGIRTIMITGDHKTTAQAIGIDIGLAGPDDLALTGAELDKLSDEELDQQLEHISVYARVSPENKIRIVRAWQRKGKIAAMTGDGVNDAPALKQADIGVAMGSGTDVAKDAAAMILTDDNFVSIVNAVSVGRMVFDNIKKAIAYLFAGNLGAIIAILFALVVGWVNPFTALQLLFINLVNDSLPAIALGTEKAEPDVMRRKPRDINEGIFAGGTLQAVITRGVLIGVAVIVSQYIGLGISEEMSVAMAFTTLILARSLQTFAARSNTQTIFQVGFTTNKYVLGSILVCLCLYGITLIPGVRSIFAIPAAFGWNEFLIAGGLALAAVILMDVIKWIRNRGTSTTAS
- a CDS encoding MFS transporter, coding for MKDKIVMPLWTCCLFIVVMNTTMFNVSLPVIIHDLQITSDLGSWVISSYSIGYALSTVIYSRLSDRIPVRKLLTVGLLILGLSSLLGLFAHSFSILLLTRILQSAGAGVMAGLGLVIASRYIPVERRGAAIALISSGSAMAFGLGPIVGGLISEYWGWNGLFAITVLVLLALPVLLYFLPRETAKPENPFDMIGAALTVINATTLLVAITQQSWLWLAIGVISLVAHIVYIRRASLPFVNPHVFRTPGFTRLLIIGFCVLVVNLGNLFLMPLVLADLFGRSSLAIGLLIAPGAIVSAFCTRFVGRWIDRYGNMRFLMIGHILLAAVLALFMLGLNQSALIITGGYLFFSPALSASIASLNNEASRVLPKAQIGSGMGLLQLIQFFGGSVSVAVCGLLLHGIPGVPIEEAYHYVYGCLLLVCLISLVIVVWHNKAGRSNSTTTMTETG
- a CDS encoding SMI1/KNR4 family protein, with amino-acid sequence MNKLNIDNIQKYYGIVFPHEYVEFQQESGGQAFDMIENGEIIDWEIRFSALDDQFIANNINLVDDVNPDPRRIIPFAWSVSSGNNYLLDYRTNSESPGVLVMDHEEAMVREDAESESETSEEAQQLLEENVREIAANFNIFITCLKARSSDSVE
- a CDS encoding DUF2625 family protein, which produces MHKLSANELVDREYHAWEELKELLDHGQNKYTYIPAQREVGEDALYRLQVSTKSYLGAVAYETEGIVLDDGWITLLGSGSDRIFGSLTRWNGVGDMPCVPALEGMMIVAYDAAGGFFGMDMGKYGRTGHVYYFAPDTLEWESTELAYSGFINWLANGDLEQYYQTFRWKGWQNDMGQLQTGQVFAYYPPLWTEEGGGESSTKAPVAVEEAWKAALAGK
- a CDS encoding Crp/Fnr family transcriptional regulator, giving the protein MTLWQDIPLFRDLYPEELEEICPLFRTISYPKGKRIFDEGEPSHYAYIVLSGVIKVYRTTQGREHTVDLLGQGDVFGDMELIDPIKERLLSVVSHRDSVVCTIDGKVFKQLIAQYPGVKDRLLQLQIDRLILANEKLHEMKINDAKTRLMLTLQKLYSKFGAQEEGKSIINLRLTHQDLADMVGTLRETVSILLKDLQQQDVVQMQNQKIVIMNPEALMSFAKSE
- a CDS encoding leucine-rich repeat domain-containing protein, with protein sequence MRINLDGLGLTETPEHVWDTENLLELSLYNNRINTIPDRLFQHTDIEVLNYAGNEIEILPSLIGRLARLRMLDLGHNRLEQLPKEIGQLSSLDTFLYLSNNRFTNLPAELCNLKSLRYLNVTDNQLREFPAELGNLKSLIELRLYYNKLESLPESLTELSQLRELHVYGNLLTYLPQGLGHLTELRILDCNNNRINELPHSIQGMKKLRKLSLRTNRITQLPSEIGALANLIELDLRDNDISEIPESILELEHLEKLDLRWNSNLRPTSCLTTLEQRGCVVYT